A genome region from Tolypothrix sp. PCC 7712 includes the following:
- a CDS encoding type II toxin-antitoxin system ParD family antitoxin, producing MQIFLPPEVEALVQRQITSGKYQNAIEVILAGIKLLEQQEDIYQGRLQELQQAAQIGLEASQRGEVVEGSTAMAQIRANLR from the coding sequence ATGCAAATCTTTTTGCCACCTGAAGTAGAAGCCTTGGTACAACGCCAAATTACTAGCGGGAAGTATCAAAACGCCATCGAAGTGATTCTTGCAGGGATAAAACTTCTAGAACAACAAGAAGATATCTATCAAGGACGACTACAAGAGCTGCAACAAGCAGCACAGATTGGGTTAGAAGCATCTCAACGGGGTGAAGTTGTTGAAGGCTCAACTGCAATGGCTCAAATTCGAGCCAATTTGCGTTAG